A genome region from Vespa velutina chromosome 18, iVesVel2.1, whole genome shotgun sequence includes the following:
- the LOC124955527 gene encoding GATOR complex protein WDR59 isoform X1 has product MSKRWSNDYVVTEHRDLQANTMAIDATGNYVLLAGRRYFAIKQLDECKETLRKFQRQSKYEVGSAEWNPTPLNCHLCAISSNTRIEILSLTVSSGYELQTIYGLKAHTRVVNDINWHPKEPDIIASCSIDTFIHIWDIRDQRRPCLSLSAVAGSSQVRWNGLSPHTLATTHDGDIKIWDQRKGNSPVQYIAAHLTKIHGLDWCPFSQTQLATSSQDCTVKIFDIGNPKKAENILTTNSPVWRARYTPFGEGLVTIVVPQLRRGENSLLLWNTSNLSAPIYTFVGHTDVVLEFQWRHKKLENTDYELITWSKDQCLRIFKIDPFLKKLCGHDSDDNASVFSQYGKDNALSSLQSVQQLQINDAQNNQETNYIETKIDDSTSSTELSTFSENTKDISSPTQPKTLQQEFSLINMNIPNIEVNAMDANERSCTVTACNTNYNVVLKVNFPRNYPYNAQPTFQFCPGTSIDNATMAKLLKVLKQTAQQRVRKNRSCLEPCLRQLIITLEQICKKDENETNHLDYYIQDNANFLNSSNMCTTYQDAYIPFPRTSGAKFCCVGILVCFGRSSYQRRSSIKPESITPRALSALGSGINNGEHFMNMYPNTYVPSNDGISISSFYFQDRKNIRRNLHGTNRIHDRPCCKNYRSLVTIYEASSLFFVSKELAEKYIINITDIPAMCQYNANVAATLERADLVQAWCLAALVISQSSSNKGQNLFQTSDNDLAPWALHPFGQNLIHSLIQHYANQSDIQMAGMLSCAFSYRSENVDATQTRIVSKSVNVSPGGSPYHTIHLADTTLEGCNFPNLKPHRSNSWSESLDDLKIIQDTFGDSVKNIKVLDEKYTALYNGYKKAYAEVLHRWQLLDARAQVLKHVSIMPIDIHKGVEFQSECQICGKVCRGPQCLNCKRLTFQCVVCHISVRGPSNFCILCGHGGHTQHLAAWFVNETVCPAGCGCCCLQESSILLKM; this is encoded by the exons ATGTCAAAACGTTGGAGCAATGATTATGTGGTTACGGAGCACCGTGACTTACAG GCTAATACTATGGCCATAGATGCAACTGGGAATTATGTTTTACTAGCtgg TCGTAGATATTTTGCCATAAAACAATTGGATGAATGCAAGGAAACTTTACGAAAATTTCAACGACAAAGTAAATATGAAGTAGGTTCTGCAGAATGGAATCCCACACCATTAAATTGTCACTTATGTGCAATATCA aGTAATACTCGTATAGAAATATTGAGCCTTACAGTAAGTAGTGGATATGAGCTACAAACTATCTATGGTCTTAAAGCACATACCCGTGTagttaatgatataaattggCATCCAAAAGAACCTGACATTATAGCTTCTTGTAGTATTGatacttttatacatatttggGACATAAGAGATCAACGAAGACCTTGTTTATCTTTATCAGCAGTTG cgGGATCTTCACAAGTACGTTGGAATGGTTTATCACCACATACGTTGGCTACTACTCATGAtggagatattaaaatatgggATCAACGTAAAGGAAATAGTCCTGTTCAATATATAGCAGCTCATTTAACAAag ATACATGGTTTAGATTGGTGTCCATTTAGTCAAACTCAATTAGCAACATCTAGTCAAGATTGTACAgttaaaatttttgatattggCAATccaaaaaaagcagaaaatatCTTAACAACAAATTCTCCTGTATGGAGAGCACGATATACA CCTTTTGGAGAAGGATTAGTAACGATAGTAGTACCACAGTTAAGACGAGGAGAGAATAGTCTTCTATTATGGAATACATCAAATCTTAGCGCACCTATATATACTTTCGTAGGACATACCGATGTTGTCTTAGAGTTCCAATGGCGACATAAAAAATTAG AGAACACTGACTATGAATTAATTACGTGGTCAAAGGATCAATGCTTaaggatatttaaaattgacccttttttaaaaaag TTATGTGGACATGACAGTGACGATAATGCCTCCGTTTTTTCCCAATATGGAAAAGATAATGCATTAA gtTCTTTACAATCCGTTCAACAACTTCAAATAAATGATGCGCAGAATAATCaggaaacaaattatatagaaacaaaaattgatgATTCTACATCGAGTACGGAATTAAGTACATTTTCTGAAAATACAAAGGATATATCATCACCTACACAACCCAAGACATTACAACAAGAATTTTCCTTGATAAACATGAATATACCAAATATAGAG GTAAATGCAATGGATGCAAATGAACGAAGCTGTACTGTTACGGCATGTAATACTAATTATAACGTAGTACTTAAAGTAAATTTCCCTAGAAACTATCCATACAATGCACAACCTACATTCCAATTTTGTCCTGGAACAAGTATTGATAATGCAACAATGGCAAAGTTATTAAAAGTTTTGAAACAGACTGCTCAACAACGCGTCAGAAAAAACCGTTCCTGTTTGGAACCATGTCTTAGACAATTGATTATAACGTTAgaacaa atatgtaaaaaagatgaaaatgaaaccAATCATctagattattatatacaggATAATGCAAACTTTTTAAATTCCTCTAATATGTGTACTACTTATCAAGATGCATATATACCATTTCCTCGAACATCCGGTGCCAAATTTTGTTGTGTAG GTATACTTGTATGTTTTGGTCGTTCTTCATATCAAAGAAGATCTTCAATAAAACCTGAGAGTATAACACCTAGAGCACTATCTGCTTTAGGAAGTGGAATTAATAATGGAGAACATTTTATGAATATGTATCCAAATACTTATGTGCCATCTAATGATGGTATATCAATCagttctttctattttcaagaTCGT AAAAACATAAGACGTAATTTACATGGTACAAATAGAATACACGACAGGCCATGTTGTAAAAATTATCGTTCATTGGTTACAATTTACGAAGCTTCGTCTCTATTTTTTGTTAGTAAAGAACTtgcagaaaaatatat TATTAACATTACAGATATTCCAGCTATGTGTCAGTATAATGCAAATGTTGCTGCTACATTGGAAAGAGCTGATTTGGTACAAGCTTGGTGTTTAGCTGCACTTGTTATATCACAATCTTCTTCCAATAAAGGACAAAACTTATTTCAAACATCAGATAATGATCTTGCTCCATGGGCTTTACATCCATTCGgacaaaatttaattcattcttt AATTCAACATTATGCTAATCAATCTGACATACAAATGGCTGGTATGTTGAGCTGTGCATTTAGTTATCGATCTGAAAATGTAGATGCTACGCAAACACGAATAGTTAGCAAATCTGTTAATGTTAGT CCTGGTGGTTCCCCATATCATACAATTCATCTAGCAGATACAACATTAGAAGGATGCAATTTTCCAAATTTAAAACCACATAGGTCCAATTCATGGTCTGAATCTCtagatgatttaaaaattatacaagatACATTTGGAGAttctgttaaaaatattaa AGTACttgatgaaaaatatacaGCACTTTATAATGGATACAAAAAAGCATATGCGGAGGTACTACATAGATGGCAATTATTAGATGCAAGAGCACAAGTGCTAAAGCATGTAAGCATAATGCCAATTGATATACATAAAGGTGTTGAATTCCAAAGTGAATGTCAAATCTGTGGTAAAGTTTGTAGAGGTCCTCAATGCTTAAACTGTAAACGATTAACATTTCAATGTGTAGTCTGTCATATTTCAGTTAGAG gACCAAGTAACTTCTGCATTCTTTGTGGTCATGGTGGACATACTCAACACTTAGCAGCCTGGTTTGTTAATGAAACAGTTTGCCCAGCAGGCTGTGGGTGTTGTTGTTTGCAAGAAAGTTCTatactattaaaaatgtaa
- the LOC124955527 gene encoding GATOR complex protein WDR59 isoform X4 — protein MSKRWSNDYVVTEHRDLQANTMAIDATGNYVLLAGRRYFAIKQLDECKETLRKFQRQSKYEVGSAEWNPTPLNCHLCAISSNTRIEILSLTVSSGYELQTIYGLKAHTRVVNDINWHPKEPDIIASCSIDTFIHIWDIRDQRRPCLSLSAVAGSSQVRWNGLSPHTLATTHDGDIKIWDQRKGNSPVQYIAAHLTKIHGLDWCPFSQTQLATSSQDCTVKIFDIGNPKKAENILTTNSPVWRARYTPFGEGLVTIVVPQLRRGENSLLLWNTSNLSAPIYTFVGHTDVVLEFQWRHKKLENTDYELITWSKDQCLRIFKIDPFLKKLCGHDSDDNASVFSQYGKDNALSSLQSVQQLQINDAQNNQETNYIETKIDDSTSSTELSTFSENTKDISSPTQPKTLQQEFSLINMNIPNIEVNAMDANERSCTVTACNTNYNVVLKVNFPRNYPYNAQPTFQFCPGTSIDNATMAKLLKVLKQTAQQRVRKNRSCLEPCLRQLIITLEQICKKDENETNHLDYYIQDNANFLNSSNMCTTYQDAYIPFPRTSGAKFCCVGILVCFGRSSYQRRSSIKPESITPRALSALGSGINNGEHFMNMYPNTYVPSNDGISISSFYFQDRKNIRRNLHGTNRIHDRPCCKNYRSLVTIYEASSLFFVSKELAEKYIINITDIPAMCQYNANVAATLERADLVQAWCLAALVISQSSSNKGQNLFQTSDNDLAPWALHPFGQNLIHSLIQHYANQSDIQMAGMLSCAFSYRSENVDATQTRIVSKSVNVSRLSANTSNSGG, from the exons ATGTCAAAACGTTGGAGCAATGATTATGTGGTTACGGAGCACCGTGACTTACAG GCTAATACTATGGCCATAGATGCAACTGGGAATTATGTTTTACTAGCtgg TCGTAGATATTTTGCCATAAAACAATTGGATGAATGCAAGGAAACTTTACGAAAATTTCAACGACAAAGTAAATATGAAGTAGGTTCTGCAGAATGGAATCCCACACCATTAAATTGTCACTTATGTGCAATATCA aGTAATACTCGTATAGAAATATTGAGCCTTACAGTAAGTAGTGGATATGAGCTACAAACTATCTATGGTCTTAAAGCACATACCCGTGTagttaatgatataaattggCATCCAAAAGAACCTGACATTATAGCTTCTTGTAGTATTGatacttttatacatatttggGACATAAGAGATCAACGAAGACCTTGTTTATCTTTATCAGCAGTTG cgGGATCTTCACAAGTACGTTGGAATGGTTTATCACCACATACGTTGGCTACTACTCATGAtggagatattaaaatatgggATCAACGTAAAGGAAATAGTCCTGTTCAATATATAGCAGCTCATTTAACAAag ATACATGGTTTAGATTGGTGTCCATTTAGTCAAACTCAATTAGCAACATCTAGTCAAGATTGTACAgttaaaatttttgatattggCAATccaaaaaaagcagaaaatatCTTAACAACAAATTCTCCTGTATGGAGAGCACGATATACA CCTTTTGGAGAAGGATTAGTAACGATAGTAGTACCACAGTTAAGACGAGGAGAGAATAGTCTTCTATTATGGAATACATCAAATCTTAGCGCACCTATATATACTTTCGTAGGACATACCGATGTTGTCTTAGAGTTCCAATGGCGACATAAAAAATTAG AGAACACTGACTATGAATTAATTACGTGGTCAAAGGATCAATGCTTaaggatatttaaaattgacccttttttaaaaaag TTATGTGGACATGACAGTGACGATAATGCCTCCGTTTTTTCCCAATATGGAAAAGATAATGCATTAA gtTCTTTACAATCCGTTCAACAACTTCAAATAAATGATGCGCAGAATAATCaggaaacaaattatatagaaacaaaaattgatgATTCTACATCGAGTACGGAATTAAGTACATTTTCTGAAAATACAAAGGATATATCATCACCTACACAACCCAAGACATTACAACAAGAATTTTCCTTGATAAACATGAATATACCAAATATAGAG GTAAATGCAATGGATGCAAATGAACGAAGCTGTACTGTTACGGCATGTAATACTAATTATAACGTAGTACTTAAAGTAAATTTCCCTAGAAACTATCCATACAATGCACAACCTACATTCCAATTTTGTCCTGGAACAAGTATTGATAATGCAACAATGGCAAAGTTATTAAAAGTTTTGAAACAGACTGCTCAACAACGCGTCAGAAAAAACCGTTCCTGTTTGGAACCATGTCTTAGACAATTGATTATAACGTTAgaacaa atatgtaaaaaagatgaaaatgaaaccAATCATctagattattatatacaggATAATGCAAACTTTTTAAATTCCTCTAATATGTGTACTACTTATCAAGATGCATATATACCATTTCCTCGAACATCCGGTGCCAAATTTTGTTGTGTAG GTATACTTGTATGTTTTGGTCGTTCTTCATATCAAAGAAGATCTTCAATAAAACCTGAGAGTATAACACCTAGAGCACTATCTGCTTTAGGAAGTGGAATTAATAATGGAGAACATTTTATGAATATGTATCCAAATACTTATGTGCCATCTAATGATGGTATATCAATCagttctttctattttcaagaTCGT AAAAACATAAGACGTAATTTACATGGTACAAATAGAATACACGACAGGCCATGTTGTAAAAATTATCGTTCATTGGTTACAATTTACGAAGCTTCGTCTCTATTTTTTGTTAGTAAAGAACTtgcagaaaaatatat TATTAACATTACAGATATTCCAGCTATGTGTCAGTATAATGCAAATGTTGCTGCTACATTGGAAAGAGCTGATTTGGTACAAGCTTGGTGTTTAGCTGCACTTGTTATATCACAATCTTCTTCCAATAAAGGACAAAACTTATTTCAAACATCAGATAATGATCTTGCTCCATGGGCTTTACATCCATTCGgacaaaatttaattcattcttt AATTCAACATTATGCTAATCAATCTGACATACAAATGGCTGGTATGTTGAGCTGTGCATTTAGTTATCGATCTGAAAATGTAGATGCTACGCAAACACGAATAGTTAGCAAATCTGTTAATGTTAGT aGGCTTTCTGCAAATACTTCTAATAGTGGTGGTTGA
- the LOC124955527 gene encoding GATOR complex protein WDR59 isoform X2: MSKRWSNDYVVTEHRDLQANTMAIDATGNYVLLAGRRYFAIKQLDECKETLRKFQRQSKYEVGSAEWNPTPLNCHLCAISSNTRIEILSLTVSSGYELQTIYGLKAHTRVVNDINWHPKEPDIIASCSIDTFIHIWDIRDQRRPCLSLSAVAGSSQVRWNGLSPHTLATTHDGDIKIWDQRKGNSPVQYIAAHLTKIHGLDWCPFSQTQLATSSQDCTVKIFDIGNPKKAENILTTNSPVWRARYTPFGEGLVTIVVPQLRRGENSLLLWNTSNLSAPIYTFVGHTDVVLEFQWRHKKLENTDYELITWSKDQCLRIFKIDPFLKKLCGHDSDDNASVFSQYGKDNALSSLQSVQQLQINDAQNNQETNYIETKIDDSTSSTELSTFSENTKDISSPTQPKTLQQEFSLINMNIPNIEVNAMDANERSCTVTACNTNYNVVLKVNFPRNYPYNAQPTFQFCPGTSIDNATMAKLLKVLKQTAQQRVRKNRSCLEPCLRQLIITLEQICKKDENETNHLDYYIQDNANFLNSSNMCTTYQDAYIPFPRTSGAKFCCVGILVCFGRSSYQRRSSIKPESITPRALSALGSGINNGEHFMNMYPNTYVPSNDGISISSFYFQDRKNIRRNLHGTNRIHDRPCCKNYRSLVTIYEASSLFFVSKELAEKYIINITDIPAMCQYNANVAATLERADLVQAWCLAALVISQSSSNKGQNLFQTSDNDLAPWALHPFGQNLIHSLIQHYANQSDIQMAGMLSCAFSYRSENVDATQTRIVSKSVNVSPGGSPYHTIHLADTTLEGCNFPNLKPHRSNSWSESLDDLKIIQDTFGDSVKNINLYL; the protein is encoded by the exons ATGTCAAAACGTTGGAGCAATGATTATGTGGTTACGGAGCACCGTGACTTACAG GCTAATACTATGGCCATAGATGCAACTGGGAATTATGTTTTACTAGCtgg TCGTAGATATTTTGCCATAAAACAATTGGATGAATGCAAGGAAACTTTACGAAAATTTCAACGACAAAGTAAATATGAAGTAGGTTCTGCAGAATGGAATCCCACACCATTAAATTGTCACTTATGTGCAATATCA aGTAATACTCGTATAGAAATATTGAGCCTTACAGTAAGTAGTGGATATGAGCTACAAACTATCTATGGTCTTAAAGCACATACCCGTGTagttaatgatataaattggCATCCAAAAGAACCTGACATTATAGCTTCTTGTAGTATTGatacttttatacatatttggGACATAAGAGATCAACGAAGACCTTGTTTATCTTTATCAGCAGTTG cgGGATCTTCACAAGTACGTTGGAATGGTTTATCACCACATACGTTGGCTACTACTCATGAtggagatattaaaatatgggATCAACGTAAAGGAAATAGTCCTGTTCAATATATAGCAGCTCATTTAACAAag ATACATGGTTTAGATTGGTGTCCATTTAGTCAAACTCAATTAGCAACATCTAGTCAAGATTGTACAgttaaaatttttgatattggCAATccaaaaaaagcagaaaatatCTTAACAACAAATTCTCCTGTATGGAGAGCACGATATACA CCTTTTGGAGAAGGATTAGTAACGATAGTAGTACCACAGTTAAGACGAGGAGAGAATAGTCTTCTATTATGGAATACATCAAATCTTAGCGCACCTATATATACTTTCGTAGGACATACCGATGTTGTCTTAGAGTTCCAATGGCGACATAAAAAATTAG AGAACACTGACTATGAATTAATTACGTGGTCAAAGGATCAATGCTTaaggatatttaaaattgacccttttttaaaaaag TTATGTGGACATGACAGTGACGATAATGCCTCCGTTTTTTCCCAATATGGAAAAGATAATGCATTAA gtTCTTTACAATCCGTTCAACAACTTCAAATAAATGATGCGCAGAATAATCaggaaacaaattatatagaaacaaaaattgatgATTCTACATCGAGTACGGAATTAAGTACATTTTCTGAAAATACAAAGGATATATCATCACCTACACAACCCAAGACATTACAACAAGAATTTTCCTTGATAAACATGAATATACCAAATATAGAG GTAAATGCAATGGATGCAAATGAACGAAGCTGTACTGTTACGGCATGTAATACTAATTATAACGTAGTACTTAAAGTAAATTTCCCTAGAAACTATCCATACAATGCACAACCTACATTCCAATTTTGTCCTGGAACAAGTATTGATAATGCAACAATGGCAAAGTTATTAAAAGTTTTGAAACAGACTGCTCAACAACGCGTCAGAAAAAACCGTTCCTGTTTGGAACCATGTCTTAGACAATTGATTATAACGTTAgaacaa atatgtaaaaaagatgaaaatgaaaccAATCATctagattattatatacaggATAATGCAAACTTTTTAAATTCCTCTAATATGTGTACTACTTATCAAGATGCATATATACCATTTCCTCGAACATCCGGTGCCAAATTTTGTTGTGTAG GTATACTTGTATGTTTTGGTCGTTCTTCATATCAAAGAAGATCTTCAATAAAACCTGAGAGTATAACACCTAGAGCACTATCTGCTTTAGGAAGTGGAATTAATAATGGAGAACATTTTATGAATATGTATCCAAATACTTATGTGCCATCTAATGATGGTATATCAATCagttctttctattttcaagaTCGT AAAAACATAAGACGTAATTTACATGGTACAAATAGAATACACGACAGGCCATGTTGTAAAAATTATCGTTCATTGGTTACAATTTACGAAGCTTCGTCTCTATTTTTTGTTAGTAAAGAACTtgcagaaaaatatat TATTAACATTACAGATATTCCAGCTATGTGTCAGTATAATGCAAATGTTGCTGCTACATTGGAAAGAGCTGATTTGGTACAAGCTTGGTGTTTAGCTGCACTTGTTATATCACAATCTTCTTCCAATAAAGGACAAAACTTATTTCAAACATCAGATAATGATCTTGCTCCATGGGCTTTACATCCATTCGgacaaaatttaattcattcttt AATTCAACATTATGCTAATCAATCTGACATACAAATGGCTGGTATGTTGAGCTGTGCATTTAGTTATCGATCTGAAAATGTAGATGCTACGCAAACACGAATAGTTAGCAAATCTGTTAATGTTAGT CCTGGTGGTTCCCCATATCATACAATTCATCTAGCAGATACAACATTAGAAGGATGCAATTTTCCAAATTTAAAACCACATAGGTCCAATTCATGGTCTGAATCTCtagatgatttaaaaattatacaagatACATTTGGAGAttctgttaaaaatattaa TCTGTATCTATAA
- the LOC124955527 gene encoding GATOR complex protein WDR59 isoform X3: MSKRWSNDYVVTEHRDLQANTMAIDATGNYVLLAGRRYFAIKQLDECKETLRKFQRQSKYEVGSAEWNPTPLNCHLCAISSNTRIEILSLTVSSGYELQTIYGLKAHTRVVNDINWHPKEPDIIASCSIDTFIHIWDIRDQRRPCLSLSAVAGSSQVRWNGLSPHTLATTHDGDIKIWDQRKGNSPVQYIAAHLTKIHGLDWCPFSQTQLATSSQDCTVKIFDIGNPKKAENILTTNSPVWRARYTPFGEGLVTIVVPQLRRGENSLLLWNTSNLSAPIYTFVGHTDVVLEFQWRHKKLENTDYELITWSKDQCLRIFKIDPFLKKLCGHDSDDNASVFSQYGKDNALSSLQSVQQLQINDAQNNQETNYIETKIDDSTSSTELSTFSENTKDISSPTQPKTLQQEFSLINMNIPNIEVNAMDANERSCTVTACNTNYNVVLKVNFPRNYPYNAQPTFQFCPGTSIDNATMAKLLKVLKQTAQQRVRKNRSCLEPCLRQLIITLEQICKKDENETNHLDYYIQDNANFLNSSNMCTTYQDAYIPFPRTSGAKFCCVGILVCFGRSSYQRRSSIKPESITPRALSALGSGINNGEHFMNMYPNTYVPSNDGISISSFYFQDRKNIRRNLHGTNRIHDRPCCKNYRSLVTIYEASSLFFVSKELAEKYIINITDIPAMCQYNANVAATLERADLVQAWCLAALVISQSSSNKGQNLFQTSDNDLAPWALHPFGQNLIHSLIQHYANQSDIQMAGMLSCAFSYRSENVDATQTRIVSKSVNVSPGGSPYHTIHLADTTLEGCNFPNLKPHRSNSWSESLDDLKIIQDTFGDSVKNIKTK, from the exons ATGTCAAAACGTTGGAGCAATGATTATGTGGTTACGGAGCACCGTGACTTACAG GCTAATACTATGGCCATAGATGCAACTGGGAATTATGTTTTACTAGCtgg TCGTAGATATTTTGCCATAAAACAATTGGATGAATGCAAGGAAACTTTACGAAAATTTCAACGACAAAGTAAATATGAAGTAGGTTCTGCAGAATGGAATCCCACACCATTAAATTGTCACTTATGTGCAATATCA aGTAATACTCGTATAGAAATATTGAGCCTTACAGTAAGTAGTGGATATGAGCTACAAACTATCTATGGTCTTAAAGCACATACCCGTGTagttaatgatataaattggCATCCAAAAGAACCTGACATTATAGCTTCTTGTAGTATTGatacttttatacatatttggGACATAAGAGATCAACGAAGACCTTGTTTATCTTTATCAGCAGTTG cgGGATCTTCACAAGTACGTTGGAATGGTTTATCACCACATACGTTGGCTACTACTCATGAtggagatattaaaatatgggATCAACGTAAAGGAAATAGTCCTGTTCAATATATAGCAGCTCATTTAACAAag ATACATGGTTTAGATTGGTGTCCATTTAGTCAAACTCAATTAGCAACATCTAGTCAAGATTGTACAgttaaaatttttgatattggCAATccaaaaaaagcagaaaatatCTTAACAACAAATTCTCCTGTATGGAGAGCACGATATACA CCTTTTGGAGAAGGATTAGTAACGATAGTAGTACCACAGTTAAGACGAGGAGAGAATAGTCTTCTATTATGGAATACATCAAATCTTAGCGCACCTATATATACTTTCGTAGGACATACCGATGTTGTCTTAGAGTTCCAATGGCGACATAAAAAATTAG AGAACACTGACTATGAATTAATTACGTGGTCAAAGGATCAATGCTTaaggatatttaaaattgacccttttttaaaaaag TTATGTGGACATGACAGTGACGATAATGCCTCCGTTTTTTCCCAATATGGAAAAGATAATGCATTAA gtTCTTTACAATCCGTTCAACAACTTCAAATAAATGATGCGCAGAATAATCaggaaacaaattatatagaaacaaaaattgatgATTCTACATCGAGTACGGAATTAAGTACATTTTCTGAAAATACAAAGGATATATCATCACCTACACAACCCAAGACATTACAACAAGAATTTTCCTTGATAAACATGAATATACCAAATATAGAG GTAAATGCAATGGATGCAAATGAACGAAGCTGTACTGTTACGGCATGTAATACTAATTATAACGTAGTACTTAAAGTAAATTTCCCTAGAAACTATCCATACAATGCACAACCTACATTCCAATTTTGTCCTGGAACAAGTATTGATAATGCAACAATGGCAAAGTTATTAAAAGTTTTGAAACAGACTGCTCAACAACGCGTCAGAAAAAACCGTTCCTGTTTGGAACCATGTCTTAGACAATTGATTATAACGTTAgaacaa atatgtaaaaaagatgaaaatgaaaccAATCATctagattattatatacaggATAATGCAAACTTTTTAAATTCCTCTAATATGTGTACTACTTATCAAGATGCATATATACCATTTCCTCGAACATCCGGTGCCAAATTTTGTTGTGTAG GTATACTTGTATGTTTTGGTCGTTCTTCATATCAAAGAAGATCTTCAATAAAACCTGAGAGTATAACACCTAGAGCACTATCTGCTTTAGGAAGTGGAATTAATAATGGAGAACATTTTATGAATATGTATCCAAATACTTATGTGCCATCTAATGATGGTATATCAATCagttctttctattttcaagaTCGT AAAAACATAAGACGTAATTTACATGGTACAAATAGAATACACGACAGGCCATGTTGTAAAAATTATCGTTCATTGGTTACAATTTACGAAGCTTCGTCTCTATTTTTTGTTAGTAAAGAACTtgcagaaaaatatat TATTAACATTACAGATATTCCAGCTATGTGTCAGTATAATGCAAATGTTGCTGCTACATTGGAAAGAGCTGATTTGGTACAAGCTTGGTGTTTAGCTGCACTTGTTATATCACAATCTTCTTCCAATAAAGGACAAAACTTATTTCAAACATCAGATAATGATCTTGCTCCATGGGCTTTACATCCATTCGgacaaaatttaattcattcttt AATTCAACATTATGCTAATCAATCTGACATACAAATGGCTGGTATGTTGAGCTGTGCATTTAGTTATCGATCTGAAAATGTAGATGCTACGCAAACACGAATAGTTAGCAAATCTGTTAATGTTAGT CCTGGTGGTTCCCCATATCATACAATTCATCTAGCAGATACAACATTAGAAGGATGCAATTTTCCAAATTTAAAACCACATAGGTCCAATTCATGGTCTGAATCTCtagatgatttaaaaattatacaagatACATTTGGAGAttctgttaaaaatattaa gACCAAGTAA